The Bacillus carboniphilus genome contains a region encoding:
- a CDS encoding MFS transporter, which translates to MTFTNFHSSIRIRLIMMFFTTMATMSVLPYLMIFFSTKLGTNVTGIMFLCVIFSIVIGSIAGGFFSDKYGRKKIVLLGESFVFIGFVAVAISNSPWFDLPYVSFILLVFIHLFTGFVTPAYQALIIDASNIENRKAIYTTSYWLNSLATAIGGMIGGFLFKDFYFYLFLFVAFVTLCSVIITFFFIEETFHMKTVTSIKQPITRNQNVQPIFQIISKDKVFTAFAIASPFDCFSGRTVNQCHWNTIK; encoded by the coding sequence ATGACGTTTACTAATTTTCATTCATCCATCCGAATTAGACTCATTATGATGTTTTTTACGACCATGGCAACGATGTCGGTTCTTCCCTATTTAATGATCTTTTTTTCCACTAAACTAGGAACTAACGTAACAGGAATCATGTTTTTATGTGTTATTTTTTCTATCGTTATTGGATCGATAGCAGGAGGTTTCTTCTCTGATAAGTATGGAAGGAAGAAGATAGTCCTTCTAGGCGAGAGCTTTGTTTTCATTGGTTTTGTTGCTGTCGCCATCTCTAACTCTCCATGGTTTGACCTCCCGTATGTATCTTTTATCTTATTAGTATTTATTCATCTTTTTACAGGGTTTGTTACTCCTGCCTATCAAGCGTTAATCATTGACGCAAGTAATATAGAAAACCGAAAAGCGATTTACACGACTTCTTATTGGTTAAACAGTCTAGCTACCGCAATTGGGGGTATGATTGGTGGTTTCTTATTTAAAGACTTTTATTTTTATCTATTTTTATTCGTTGCTTTTGTGACTCTCTGTTCTGTCATCATCACGTTTTTCTTTATAGAGGAAACCTTTCATATGAAGACAGTAACATCAATTAAACAGCCAATAACTCGAAACCAAAATGTTCAACCCATCTTTCAAATTATATCTAAAGATAAAGTATTCACTGCCTTTGCCATCGCTTCCCCTTTTGATTGCTTCAGTGGAAGAACAGTTAACCAATGTCATTGGAATACGATTAAATGA
- the sigJ gene encoding RNA polymerase sigma factor SigJ encodes MENSKITSLWEEYQSLLYSLAYQMMGSVSDAEDVVQDVFTRLTTHDLQYESNMKNFLCKLVANRCLDILKSASKKREIYVGPWLPEPVITEEDPSNQVLIKSDLSYALLHLLENLNPIERAIFILREVYVFDYPYIAGVVQKKEVTCRKILSRAKMKLENVEETTDRANHDTVVLSFIEAFQQADLNRLIRLLHDDVVYYADGGGKKVAALRPIIGKVNVFSLLDFLIKKKDSVHLSVGSVNQRKGLMIKEESNELSVMTFNIKGNQVDKIFYMVNPDKVRMSTLWASK; translated from the coding sequence ATGGAGAATAGTAAAATTACCTCACTATGGGAGGAATATCAGTCACTCCTATATTCTTTAGCTTATCAAATGATGGGCTCTGTTAGTGATGCTGAAGATGTCGTTCAAGATGTGTTTACAAGGTTGACAACCCATGATTTACAGTATGAAAGTAACATGAAGAATTTTCTTTGTAAGCTTGTCGCAAACAGATGCTTAGACATCTTAAAATCAGCGAGTAAGAAAAGAGAAATTTATGTTGGTCCGTGGTTACCTGAACCTGTTATAACTGAAGAAGACCCATCAAATCAAGTGCTCATTAAGAGTGACCTATCTTATGCCCTGCTTCACTTGCTTGAAAATTTAAACCCAATAGAGAGAGCAATTTTTATTTTAAGAGAAGTGTATGTCTTCGATTATCCTTATATAGCAGGTGTTGTTCAAAAAAAAGAAGTAACGTGTAGAAAAATATTAAGTAGAGCCAAAATGAAATTAGAAAATGTAGAAGAGACTACGGATCGTGCTAATCATGATACCGTTGTGTTATCTTTCATCGAAGCTTTTCAACAAGCAGATTTGAATCGATTGATCCGTCTATTGCATGACGATGTTGTTTACTATGCGGATGGAGGAGGGAAAAAAGTGGCTGCGTTACGACCAATTATTGGGAAGGTAAACGTATTTTCTCTATTAGACTTTTTAATTAAGAAGAAAGACTCAGTTCACCTTTCTGTAGGATCCGTTAATCAAAGGAAGGGACTCATGATAAAGGAAGAATCTAACGAATTATCTGTTATGACGTTTAATATTAAAGGAAATCAAGTTGACAAAATCTTTTATATGGTCAATCCTGATAAAGTAAGAATGTCCACCCTATGGGCATCAAAATAG
- a CDS encoding GNAT family N-acetyltransferase, with translation MDIKRLELNQVLLVPMTEEHVDSLWEASHEDIWAYMPMDIKEKEDMRKLVKEALEERRAGLEFPFVIYDQRENRVVGSTRYLNISKEHKHLEIGWTWHHPSVWRTKVNTQCKFLLLRYAFEEWGAVRVQLKTDGRNRRS, from the coding sequence ATGGATATAAAAAGACTAGAATTAAATCAAGTTTTATTAGTGCCCATGACAGAGGAGCATGTAGATTCCTTATGGGAAGCTAGCCATGAAGATATATGGGCTTACATGCCAATGGATATAAAAGAAAAAGAGGATATGAGAAAACTAGTTAAGGAAGCATTAGAGGAGAGAAGAGCAGGATTGGAGTTCCCGTTTGTCATTTATGATCAAAGGGAGAATAGGGTAGTAGGTAGTACACGATATTTAAATATATCTAAGGAACATAAACATTTAGAAATTGGCTGGACTTGGCACCATCCTTCTGTTTGGCGAACGAAAGTGAATACACAGTGTAAGTTTCTCTTACTACGCTATGCCTTTGAAGAGTGGGGAGCGGTCCGTGTTCAATTAAAAACGGACGGAAGAAATAGAAGATCCTAG
- a CDS encoding DUF5344 family protein gives MSKEMKVRYGEVEQAISSIDKTLQSVDSALIKDMASGTQLDLVKKLNEINHLLEETSSNFKDILTEHNQLVNKSLQDLKEADDQISSSLKMR, from the coding sequence TTGAGTAAGGAAATGAAGGTTCGTTACGGAGAAGTTGAACAAGCAATTTCATCCATTGACAAAACGCTACAATCAGTAGACTCAGCTTTAATAAAAGACATGGCAAGTGGAACCCAACTAGACCTAGTCAAAAAGTTAAATGAAATAAACCATCTACTAGAAGAAACTAGTTCAAACTTCAAAGATATCTTAACAGAACATAATCAACTCGTAAATAAAAGCTTGCAAGATTTAAAAGAGGCTGATGATCAAATTTCTTCTTCATTGAAGATGCGATAG
- a CDS encoding LXG domain-containing protein: MKVLDSHSLHNSIDQVLSKLENQMTQLKKLESVITDFSSLDDSFSGKAGQSIRSFYRDWHVSFVSYYSYCLQDYKDLITRLSQATTSLDADPNAFIHQGFLDNDLSNGLKRAQDITFDLVDEANNHLSGINDIVYVRKLSDNQFHSHKKAADKKIDETLEDLTKFDSNQTKQFDSFIHDIQLMNQSLTELSGMMKSGKINITTYKNTDLKHSLSFFQLQKSLSEKQYFNRVLSQLTIPSEYEGMDQLLALGYLFNNQLYSNGTNKSQQSSGEGINGLEFGAEIEDGFGSDGFGNVSFNYMNDRVLNKVSFHSSGSITCQSKVFTFKKPSDPRQKKGLIASFSLFDLCLNGSFYLKAKKSFSLNNKQPLLLKQWDSISFLKIEQDSR; this comes from the coding sequence ATGAAAGTTTTGGATTCTCATTCCTTACATAATAGCATCGACCAAGTGCTATCGAAACTAGAAAATCAAATGACACAACTAAAAAAACTAGAATCCGTCATTACAGACTTTTCAAGCCTTGATGATAGTTTCAGCGGAAAAGCAGGTCAGTCCATTCGGTCTTTTTATCGTGATTGGCACGTTTCTTTTGTATCCTACTACTCTTATTGTCTTCAAGACTATAAAGACTTAATAACAAGATTATCCCAAGCAACTACATCGCTTGACGCTGATCCCAATGCCTTTATCCATCAAGGATTTCTAGACAATGACCTATCGAACGGTCTTAAACGTGCACAAGATATCACGTTTGATCTTGTTGATGAAGCAAACAATCATTTAAGCGGTATAAACGACATTGTTTATGTACGAAAGCTAAGCGATAATCAATTCCACAGTCACAAAAAAGCCGCAGATAAAAAAATTGACGAAACACTTGAGGACTTAACGAAATTCGATTCAAACCAGACAAAACAGTTTGATTCATTTATCCATGATATTCAACTCATGAACCAATCACTAACTGAACTAAGTGGTATGATGAAAAGTGGTAAGATAAATATTACTACCTATAAAAACACAGATCTAAAACATTCATTATCGTTTTTCCAATTACAAAAATCATTAAGTGAAAAACAATATTTTAATAGAGTTCTCTCACAGCTAACCATTCCAAGTGAATATGAAGGAATGGACCAACTATTGGCTTTAGGTTATCTATTCAATAATCAACTATACTCTAATGGAACAAACAAATCTCAGCAATCTTCTGGAGAGGGCATAAATGGGTTAGAATTTGGCGCGGAAATAGAAGATGGTTTTGGTTCTGATGGATTTGGGAATGTGAGTTTTAATTATATGAACGATAGAGTCTTAAATAAGGTATCTTTCCATAGTTCGGGTTCAATTACTTGTCAGTCAAAAGTTTTCACCTTTAAGAAGCCTTCAGATCCTCGTCAAAAAAAGGGTCTGATTGCTTCTTTTTCATTATTCGACTTATGCTTAAACGGCTCGTTTTACTTAAAAGCGAAAAAGTCGTTTTCCTTAAATAACAAGCAACCGTTGCTTCTGAAACAATGGGATTCGATTTCGTTCTTAAAAATCGAACAGGACTCTCGTTGA
- a CDS encoding RNA polymerase subunit sigma, with protein MNNFLKLSDEEMEFGLTEEEKRVYDQFSNDLEEDYLKELPPISIAKLYVYALKENNREVEYALYTDQPDKVAWTKKEHLQFPNEEFPQHQFEGIESGIFTLTSEDDGVISYFAKNKQHVYPMSFGMVKDEDGIWNVRFIPIQ; from the coding sequence ATGAATAATTTCTTAAAACTATCAGATGAGGAAATGGAATTTGGTCTAACTGAAGAAGAAAAGCGTGTGTATGATCAGTTTTCAAATGATTTGGAAGAAGATTACTTAAAAGAGTTGCCTCCAATAAGTATTGCTAAGCTATATGTATATGCGTTAAAAGAAAACAATCGAGAGGTAGAATATGCTTTATATACAGATCAACCGGATAAAGTTGCATGGACGAAAAAGGAGCACCTTCAATTTCCCAATGAAGAATTTCCCCAGCACCAATTTGAAGGAATTGAGAGTGGAATTTTTACGTTAACGAGTGAGGATGATGGAGTTATCTCTTATTTTGCGAAGAATAAGCAACATGTATATCCAATGTCTTTTGGAATGGTGAAAGATGAGGATGGAATATGGAACGTCCGATTTATACCGATTCAGTGA
- a CDS encoding nuclease-related domain-containing protein codes for MLNLFSNKKELKQKSKSNDKKEESYSINIQLAQLPRNHRYISDLLFVNHHTKEYSLIHHFIISPYGIFCLQTKNINGTIKGRKDEKMWSLNENAQIANPFQHNLNDIEGLKAIIQEKYHDHFISMVSFPKRSSFQVDIHYRKISSNEIIVYDKDVLTIINKKILSLKAFYKEPIIHSNQIANLYNTFVKENITDIAIRNAYGCSRHLPSNQSSQTTCEICRKEVSDQTIATCLDNPKFKGKIYCKEHQKLIR; via the coding sequence ATGTTGAACCTATTTAGTAATAAAAAAGAGCTTAAGCAGAAAAGCAAATCAAACGATAAAAAAGAAGAATCTTATAGCATTAATATCCAGCTCGCCCAGCTTCCTAGAAACCACCGTTATATAAGTGATTTACTTTTCGTAAACCATCATACAAAAGAATATTCTCTCATTCACCACTTCATTATCTCGCCATATGGCATCTTTTGCTTACAGACAAAGAACATCAACGGAACCATTAAAGGAAGAAAAGATGAAAAAATGTGGTCCCTTAACGAAAATGCTCAAATAGCAAATCCTTTTCAACACAATTTAAATGATATAGAAGGTTTAAAAGCGATTATCCAAGAAAAATATCATGATCATTTTATTTCGATGGTCTCATTTCCAAAACGAAGTTCTTTTCAGGTAGACATCCATTATAGAAAAATTTCATCAAACGAAATTATTGTCTATGATAAAGACGTATTGACCATAATAAATAAAAAAATACTTTCGCTTAAAGCTTTTTATAAAGAACCCATTATTCATTCGAACCAAATTGCAAACCTTTATAACACTTTTGTAAAAGAAAACATTACCGACATTGCGATTAGGAATGCTTATGGATGTTCAAGACACCTTCCATCCAATCAATCTTCGCAAACGACGTGCGAAATTTGTCGCAAGGAAGTTTCTGACCAAACGATTGCCACTTGTCTTGATAACCCAAAATTTAAAGGGAAGATCTATTGTAAAGAACATCAAAAATTAATACGTTGA
- a CDS encoding DJ-1/PfpI family protein has product MNIGFILYDEITALDFFGFYNVITALKEDQICEDVNWKVCAFNESIKDEFGLKITVDKVKPDLSQFDAIFIPGGSGTRKYAKDKGFISWLRTAEEVPYKISVCTGSILLGAAGLLQGKKATTHPHYLNWLVPLCEEVVEERIVRDGDVITGGGVSTSIDLGLYFLQLIKGEEVVRKVQNYIDYPYYPSIK; this is encoded by the coding sequence ATGAACATTGGATTTATATTGTACGATGAGATAACAGCGTTGGACTTTTTCGGTTTTTATAATGTCATTACCGCGCTAAAAGAAGATCAAATTTGTGAAGATGTAAATTGGAAAGTGTGTGCATTTAATGAATCGATTAAAGATGAATTTGGATTGAAAATAACGGTCGATAAGGTGAAACCAGATTTAAGTCAATTTGATGCGATCTTTATTCCAGGAGGGTCTGGAACAAGGAAATATGCAAAAGATAAGGGATTTATAAGTTGGTTAAGGACGGCAGAGGAAGTTCCATATAAAATTTCCGTTTGTACCGGTTCGATCTTATTAGGAGCAGCAGGTTTATTACAAGGGAAAAAAGCAACGACTCACCCTCATTATTTAAATTGGCTTGTACCATTATGTGAGGAAGTAGTAGAGGAGCGAATTGTACGAGATGGTGATGTAATCACTGGTGGAGGTGTATCCACATCGATTGATTTAGGGCTATACTTCTTACAACTAATAAAAGGAGAAGAAGTAGTAAGAAAGGTACAAAACTATATTGATTACCCTTATTATCCTAGCATTAAATAA
- a CDS encoding YwqH-like family protein has translation MSYLSYLQSELSEKQQHLIRLKKTVTQLEQIQNEFRYNQKLIDAPDLSSQTWKGNLANQFLNIRDELVDSYNQLSQTDLNHAIDDIENKIADIKRNIHSLEIKIDRERERIEMERRKERSN, from the coding sequence TTGTCCTATCTATCTTATCTACAATCAGAGCTTTCTGAAAAACAACAACACTTAATACGTTTAAAGAAAACTGTGACTCAGCTAGAACAAATACAAAATGAATTTCGTTATAACCAAAAGTTAATCGATGCCCCAGATCTCTCTTCTCAAACATGGAAAGGCAATCTTGCGAATCAATTTTTAAATATTCGAGATGAGTTAGTCGATTCCTATAATCAACTTTCTCAAACAGACCTTAATCATGCCATCGATGATATTGAAAATAAAATAGCAGATATTAAACGAAATATCCATTCTCTAGAGATAAAGATTGATCGCGAAAGAGAAAGAATTGAAATGGAGAGAAGAAAGGAACGATCAAATTGA
- a CDS encoding transposase, whose translation MILYQTQQRMTIVIMWKRIDKELSEFRTCFTRQATYEWFVVMIIGLMLRSDQVGLTSIIRELSISPKSYPAMMHFFRSQAWKLEDLIQTWTKLVYRKAPIYKKDGITILVGDGVKQSKEARKMPGVKRLHQESENSSKAEFIFGHMFGGIGVLIGDPSKKLFCLPLSIRLHDGVNMIRNWRKKQNNYECEGSHIVQIINDAFQATKMYGRIARTA comes from the coding sequence TTGATATTGTATCAAACTCAACAGCGAATGACCATAGTGATTATGTGGAAAAGAATAGATAAAGAACTTTCAGAATTTAGGACCTGTTTTACACGACAAGCTACCTATGAATGGTTTGTCGTCATGATTATTGGATTGATGTTACGTTCCGATCAAGTAGGATTAACCTCCATCATTCGTGAGCTTTCGATCTCACCCAAGTCCTATCCTGCTATGATGCATTTTTTTAGGTCCCAAGCTTGGAAGTTAGAGGATCTTATTCAAACATGGACGAAGCTTGTTTATCGTAAGGCACCCATCTATAAGAAAGACGGCATCACCATCTTGGTAGGAGATGGCGTGAAGCAATCGAAAGAAGCACGAAAAATGCCTGGTGTGAAGAGGTTACATCAAGAATCAGAAAATTCCTCAAAAGCCGAGTTTATCTTTGGGCACATGTTTGGTGGGATAGGTGTTCTCATTGGCGATCCTTCTAAGAAACTATTTTGTCTTCCTCTTTCGATCAGGCTCCATGACGGTGTCAACATGATTCGAAATTGGAGAAAAAAACAGAACAATTATGAATGTGAAGGTTCTCACATTGTTCAAATCATAAACGATGCGTTTCAAGCGACTAAAATGTATGGGAGAATCGCTCGTACTGCTTGA
- a CDS encoding MFS transporter: MEEQLTNVIGIRLNDVFSQPKPLASFIPINIDGMNMLGLLKTENTLIVFCFTFIVSFILRKYKEKHVLIIGLFLYFIGYTIISFSINPIILMSAMLFASFGELILIPIKQTILANIVPDHARGTYMGIYTLFTFIGVSTAGIFLILSPWMPLIALPIVFSFMAILTVILFNYVLSQSGKNQNQRTKEERKKLSI; encoded by the coding sequence GTGGAAGAACAGTTAACCAATGTCATTGGAATACGATTAAATGATGTTTTTTCTCAACCGAAACCACTTGCTTCTTTTATTCCTATCAACATTGATGGAATGAATATGTTAGGCTTATTAAAAACAGAAAATACACTTATTGTCTTTTGTTTCACTTTCATTGTTTCTTTTATCTTGAGAAAATATAAGGAAAAACATGTTCTTATCATAGGATTGTTCCTTTATTTCATTGGATATACCATTATTAGCTTTAGCATTAACCCAATCATTTTAATGAGTGCCATGCTTTTCGCATCTTTTGGAGAGCTTATTTTAATTCCAATAAAACAAACCATTCTTGCTAACATTGTCCCCGATCATGCTCGAGGAACCTACATGGGCATCTATACCTTATTTACTTTTATAGGAGTAAGTACGGCTGGTATTTTTCTCATCCTTAGTCCTTGGATGCCACTGATCGCGCTCCCAATCGTATTTAGTTTCATGGCTATCTTGACCGTCATTCTCTTTAACTATGTATTGAGCCAATCGGGGAAAAACCAAAATCAAAGAACAAAGGAGGAAAGGAAAAAACTTTCGATTTGA
- a CDS encoding GNAT family N-acetyltransferase produces the protein MVIQLKQYNEKYLEQLLTFHLPPEQLKFTSLPIDRLNELKEGQYPIVILKDDDVVGFFLLNSHQRVQEYTNNQKAMLLTALSINQSEQGKGYAKEAMLQLKSFVKKKFTICNEIILAVNHKNLAAQQLYLSVGFVDEGRKKMGPIGEQYIMQLSI, from the coding sequence ATGGTTATTCAACTAAAACAATATAACGAAAAGTATTTAGAGCAATTACTCACCTTTCATTTACCACCAGAACAACTTAAGTTTACCTCTTTGCCTATCGATCGATTAAACGAGTTAAAAGAAGGACAATATCCAATCGTGATTTTGAAGGATGATGACGTTGTGGGATTTTTCCTTTTAAACAGTCATCAACGTGTACAAGAATATACTAATAATCAAAAAGCAATGCTATTAACAGCTTTATCAATAAATCAGTCTGAACAAGGAAAAGGGTATGCAAAAGAAGCCATGCTTCAATTGAAGTCTTTTGTTAAGAAAAAATTTACTATCTGTAATGAAATTATTTTGGCGGTCAATCATAAAAATCTTGCCGCTCAACAGCTTTATTTATCGGTAGGTTTTGTTGATGAAGGAAGAAAAAAGATGGGACCTATAGGTGAGCAATATATTATGCAATTATCTATTTAA
- a CDS encoding TetR/AcrR family transcriptional regulator, with protein MTAKCFMLLLTIDRSIILFKEIISMPISENQRLKMIQKRKRILDESIDLFAEHGYDGTTIKMIAEKAEVSFGSVFTYFETKEQLFHATVIDSLDAYSEIILDFNPNPENVLQEIENMINNQIKIFSEFSTYLLLVVYVVGHHHRFPETFNELDQFHDKLRGKLSELIKNGQKMGQLFKLDPMYVASCYTSLLMGLRLNFIDEPESEMWKEIVPYAMQLFGPKKV; from the coding sequence TTGACGGCCAAATGTTTTATGCTTTTATTAACGATTGATCGTTCAATCATTTTATTTAAGGAGATTATTAGCATGCCTATATCCGAAAACCAGCGCTTAAAAATGATACAGAAGCGAAAAAGAATTCTCGATGAATCGATTGATCTTTTCGCTGAGCATGGATATGACGGAACCACAATCAAAATGATTGCCGAAAAAGCAGAGGTTAGTTTTGGAAGTGTCTTTACCTATTTCGAAACAAAAGAACAACTCTTTCATGCAACTGTTATAGATTCGTTGGACGCGTATTCCGAAATCATACTCGATTTTAATCCAAACCCAGAAAATGTCCTACAGGAGATCGAAAATATGATCAATAACCAAATAAAGATCTTTTCTGAGTTCAGTACATATTTATTGCTTGTTGTTTATGTGGTTGGTCATCACCATCGTTTTCCCGAAACATTTAATGAATTAGATCAATTTCACGATAAACTAAGGGGAAAATTATCCGAACTTATAAAAAACGGACAAAAGATGGGGCAATTATTTAAGCTCGATCCCATGTATGTTGCCAGCTGTTATACTAGCCTTTTGATGGGTTTACGCCTAAATTTTATTGATGAACCAGAAAGTGAAATGTGGAAGGAAATTGTACCTTATGCCATGCAACTATTTGGACCGAAGAAAGTGTAA
- a CDS encoding DUF4176 domain-containing protein, with translation MIKKNSLLTLMLILVLILAGCSQTNKSDSDVSSKDIKTEENSPSEEGHSEVEVSTENEHIEIEESDLTEYDTNKLLPIGTVIKVKQFTKPVMIYGHNQIQTSTGKSFDYIAVPYPEGNISPDYNMFLNRNMIEEVLYIGYITEEDKKLREEVELQIKNGK, from the coding sequence TTGATTAAAAAGAATAGCTTACTTACTTTAATGCTCATATTAGTCCTTATTTTGGCAGGCTGTAGTCAAACAAATAAATCTGATTCAGACGTATCATCCAAAGATATAAAAACAGAGGAGAATTCACCGTCTGAAGAAGGTCATTCGGAAGTGGAAGTTTCTACAGAAAACGAACATATAGAAATAGAAGAAAGCGATTTAACTGAATATGATACGAATAAACTCCTACCCATTGGCACTGTCATTAAGGTCAAACAATTTACAAAACCAGTAATGATTTATGGACATAACCAAATCCAAACAAGCACAGGGAAAAGCTTCGATTACATCGCTGTTCCATATCCTGAAGGGAATATTTCTCCTGATTATAATATGTTTTTAAACCGGAATATGATTGAAGAAGTTCTCTATATTGGTTATATCACAGAGGAAGATAAAAAACTACGGGAAGAGGTCGAACTACAAATTAAAAACGGAAAATAG
- a CDS encoding DUF4176 domain-containing protein: MESSTEKLLPIGTVVKVKSLKKPVMIYGRFQIQKRTENVYDYLAVPYPEGNISEEFNVFFNRNLIEEVLYLGFQSPQEDGMNEKVEKDLKEYREKEENTID, from the coding sequence ATGGAAAGCAGTACTGAAAAACTCTTGCCTATCGGAACGGTAGTCAAGGTTAAAAGTTTAAAGAAACCAGTGATGATTTATGGTCGATTCCAAATTCAGAAAAGAACAGAAAATGTATACGACTACTTGGCAGTTCCTTATCCAGAGGGAAATATTTCAGAAGAATTTAACGTTTTCTTTAATAGGAACTTGATTGAAGAAGTTCTCTATCTAGGCTTCCAATCTCCTCAAGAAGACGGAATGAATGAAAAAGTTGAAAAAGATCTGAAAGAGTATCGAGAGAAAGAAGAGAATACAATTGATTAA
- a CDS encoding NAD(P)/FAD-dependent oxidoreductase, protein MKNIVILGGGYAGINLMNSLGKEYKGQLGESVKVTLIDKNHNHLRKVLLFKSITSDESITIPFEHYLTKGMEHVQGEVIEIDKKAKKVLVQKLNQDSKDHIFYDRLIIALGSVMKTEDQLGIPLGIQNSGLKIKQRLMTLIEQTSSQVNKKKTPLRMAVVGSGISGIETAAEMAYFMEENLKSHSFEVLLFGNKEKLLEEASAKVNDKLEKKLHERNIKFIPKTRVHSYHDNQVLSENGKAYNVGMCVVTTGVSPNPLIQKLSLPVSNRGQLIVNENYLVEKNIYAIGDCAKVVDPKSNHQDEMTCKEAIPQAQRLAKILKQSFSNKPHAPNHKQYPVQLRCISLGPDEGFIWIKKWGLTLCLTGKLGLSFRKYTWNEASLVKK, encoded by the coding sequence ATGAAAAATATCGTTATTTTAGGTGGAGGATATGCTGGAATTAACCTTATGAATTCATTAGGAAAGGAATATAAAGGTCAATTAGGTGAGAGCGTTAAGGTTACTTTAATTGATAAAAACCATAATCACCTTAGAAAAGTGTTGTTATTCAAATCGATTACAAGTGACGAATCAATCACAATTCCGTTTGAACATTATTTAACCAAAGGAATGGAGCATGTTCAAGGAGAAGTAATAGAGATTGATAAGAAGGCTAAAAAAGTTTTGGTTCAGAAGTTAAATCAAGATTCTAAGGATCATATTTTTTACGATCGTTTAATTATTGCCCTTGGAAGTGTGATGAAAACGGAAGATCAGTTAGGGATTCCTTTAGGCATACAAAACAGTGGTCTCAAAATCAAACAACGTCTAATGACTTTAATTGAGCAAACCTCTTCGCAAGTAAACAAGAAAAAAACACCGTTGCGTATGGCAGTAGTAGGATCAGGAATTTCTGGTATTGAAACAGCCGCAGAGATGGCTTACTTCATGGAAGAAAATTTAAAAAGCCATTCTTTTGAAGTGCTCTTATTTGGCAACAAAGAAAAGCTACTTGAAGAAGCTTCAGCAAAAGTAAATGATAAACTTGAAAAGAAATTGCACGAACGTAACATTAAGTTCATTCCGAAAACAAGAGTTCATTCTTACCATGATAACCAAGTCCTTTCTGAAAATGGTAAGGCATATAATGTGGGCATGTGTGTGGTCACAACAGGTGTCAGCCCAAATCCGTTAATTCAAAAACTAAGTTTACCAGTTTCAAATAGAGGACAGTTAATTGTAAACGAAAATTATTTAGTAGAGAAAAATATTTATGCTATTGGTGACTGTGCAAAAGTAGTTGATCCAAAATCAAACCATCAAGATGAAATGACGTGTAAAGAGGCCATTCCACAAGCACAAAGATTGGCAAAAATTTTAAAACAGTCGTTTTCTAATAAACCCCATGCTCCTAATCATAAACAGTATCCTGTACAACTACGGTGTATAAGTTTGGGACCTGATGAAGGGTTTATCTGGATCAAGAAGTGGGGGCTGACTTTGTGTCTAACAGGAAAATTAGGTTTGAGTTTTAGAAAGTATACATGGAATGAAGCTAGCTTAGTAAAAAAATAA